aacacctttgactctttgtGCCCATatgttccatctaaattaatacaacggGTCCAAAAGCAtggttgggggaagggagggaacgGCCCTCTGTGGTTTGGAGGCTAGAGAAAGATGTGCTTGATGGGGAAGGGAGATAGTTAGAAGACAGCAGCAGAGTAATGGTAGGTTTGTTTATTACACAAGTATGTTTAAATTCCTCCTCTCCAATATTTGATGCTGAAAATATTTCATATATGTTGTCAAATGGAATTTAACAACAAAATTCAGCATTAAATACTGAGGGAAAATGTCTCCTCTCTGTTCCACATGCAGATCTGTGTAGCCTATTCTGTGCTCCCCCTGATTCTTGTATCCACCCCAGGTCTACCATCATATCCCTAGATCGCAAGCTCTTGGGGGAGGGACCGCTTTTTGGTTATAGGTGCATACTTTTCAGTGACCAATTTTTTTGCTCTTTGTACGACTCTGTGACCTTCAAAACATCTGAGACCCTCGTTTGTGTCTGTCAATTTGATGGCTTAGAAAAAACAACGGCTACCCATGAGCTGTGGCAATGTGCTTAGTTCTAACTGCTCTAATTTCTGTTCTACAGGCACCCGAAAGGGCTGTGTGTGAAACCACACTTGCTGAAGATGTAAATGCCTCTGTGTTCAGAATGTCAGCTCAGGAGCTTGCTACACAGCTCTGCAAGGAAGGGGACCAGCACCTAGCCATGGATGAGCTGCCGCTAGCCACGGCTTTCTACATGGCTGCATTCAGCTGCAGTGCACTCCTGGCAGTGCAGAAAGTAAAGTCCCTTAGGAAGGGGCCCTGGGAGAAAGTGATAGCTACCCTGGAGACATGGTGCACAGGCAAGAGTCAGATTCCCAGGATACACTGCAACAACTTGGCCATTGTGTCACTCAACGTGGGAATAGCTGCAGTCTTCCTATCCACCCTAAGCCCCAACAACTTGGCTTCCTCTGTATTCAAGCTAGAGGCCATGCTCAGGCAGGGGCGCTATGAAGACGTGGTGAGCCGGTGCAATGCCCTGCTCAGCTTTCATCCCAAACACtcagtggagctgctgctgaCGAGGGCTTTGGCCTGGGTGCTGTTGGGGAAGCAATCTGGGAACGGAGTTGTGGACTATATCCAAGCTTTCGTGACGCACCGGGCTGAGACGGTGGCATATGTACGCAGCAGGCAGAGGGAACACCTGCCACTGGTGATCCAGACCTTCTCTGATTACCTCTCAGTGCACCGGGAGACAGGCCCAGATAGCAGGGCTTTGGATGGCCAGTTGGGTGACTGTTATGACTTCCTTGTTGCCGTGGCACCGAATGCCATCCAGGTATGCCAGGCACAGGCCGCGTACCTCTATGAGAAGCACAAATTCGAGGAGTGTGTGGCAGTTTACAGCAAAGCTATGGAGGCCTTATCTGCTGGTAGCAAGCTCGGAGATGAGAGAGCTTTGGGTGTCCTCCTAGGCCGGGCCGCTGCTTACTTCTCCTTGGGTGGGCGGACACGGGAGATGATGCAGGACTTGATAGACGCCTTCAAGATAAACCCTGGCCAAGCGAAGCAGCACTTTGATGAGCTTTTCTCATCTTGTGCCACTGAGAGGATTAAAGAACAGGCCAGAGCTGTCCTGGATGTAGAGTTTGCGGCCTACAGAGAAGCTGTGCGTACTCGGCCTGAACTCCGAGATGATGCTGGCACAGAACTGCTTTCCCCAGTCATCCACACTCTCCAGTTCCTCATTCAGATTGCCCCAGGGTCCAGGCGTGAGCTGAGTGTCCGGCTGGCAGATTGCCAGCTGCTGAGCAAGCAAGTCAACAGCGCTCTGAAGATCTGCAGCCACCTCTTGGAGTCTGACCAGAATACTTATTACAACAGCCTCCTGGTCCTGCGAGGGTTTTGTTACCTCCACGCCAATGACTGTCAGCAAGCCCTGCTGGACTTCCAGAAGGTCATCGAGCATgactccccacaccccaacagtTGTGTGAAAGCCCTGTGCGGGCGGGGACTCATCCGGATTTTGGGTGGCAGTCCTTACCTCACGGCCCTGGATTATATCACTGCCTGTCGACTGAGATTAGATGAAACCATCCTCACTGTCAAGTCCTATGTGCCTTGGAACCAAAGAGGGCTGCTCCTGAAGGTGCTCCAGGAAGAAGGGCAGAAGATACTCCAGAAAAAACCATCTCCAAAAGGCAGCTCAGCCTTCAGGCAAAAGAAAGGAGCAGGACTGAATGGATTCCTGACAAAAGAAGGGTATGGCGTGGGCAGGTTGATTGTTCAGGTGGAGGGGAATGGGATACAGACCCTTTCATGTCTAGGTCACCAGTTGGTGGGAACCCAGCCTAAACTGGTAGTGGGCAAAAGCCATTAACATCTGAGGGCTGCTCAGTGTCCTTGATGAAATGAGATGGAGGGATCTCACTCTGGTTTCTCATGGAGTAGATATCCACATCACCAAAACAGTCAGTCATTTTTGGTGCTAATAGGCCCCCTCACTGGAAGTCTCAGCAGAGTTCAAGcactgaatgggccatggagacaacTCTCTTAAGTGCTCTAAAAGAGGTCCTATCAGATCAGGGATGAATGACTGCAGGGGAGGCTATCTGCTATCTGTGCTGCACCTGGTTCGAGGATAAAAGAGTAAGTTCCTATCCAGGGCTGGCAGTCTGGTACCATTGTCCAATGCTAAATTAATTAATGTAACACTTAAGTGGAAAAACAAATCAAAGCAGAGTTATGGCATCTAAATCCATTTACGCTTCTGCTCTACTTTCTCCCGGGGAGGGTGCTATAAATAAGATTAGCAGAGCTGGTTGTATTTTTcagttgatttttttaatgaaaaatggctttctgcaggggggggggcggaaggggTTGTGAaaaattttatttctttataaatTGTCAACTTTTTCAAAGATGAATTGAAAACCGAAAACATTTGTCTccagttttcagtttttcagccaaagaaacagaaaattgctgtaaaacattttcaaaaccactatttttttcatttctttctatATTCTTCCTGGAAAATACTCAactattttctgaccagctctaaagATTGGAAAAGAAATGAGTTTAGAAATTTGGTGGCAAATGGAATATCCCACTCTGACAGCAGAGTTTGGCCTATACAATTGGGGATACTTTAGAGAGGTCTCTTATTTATAATTGCTAAGTCAATATAGCATTTTgcttcagtagatctcaaagccctttacaaagcaGGTCCGTgtcattatcaccattttacaaattgggaaactgaggcacagaaaggaaaTGATTTCCACATAGTCACCCAACGGCAGAGCCTGGActaaaacccagatctcctaagtCCCACTCCAGTGTTCTTAAAGCAGGAGGCTGTCTAACAAGTCTGTTCCCGTGTACATGTGTTAGTGTTTTATAGCAATTTTTAGTTCTTCAACTGAGATAATACATGATTTTCTATATctgctatttttattatttgtattgaatGGTGTCTAGGAGCCCCCATCATGGACCTGTACCCTCTTTTGGAGCCAGGCTTTTACCTGTACTTATAAGCTCATTTGCAAATAGGCATTTGATGAAATGTTTACAATGTGGCTCAAATGTTTAAGCGACAGGAAGTTCACCGTTGCTGGAGACAGTGAAGTTTGGCTGCCATTTTAGTACAGGGCTCATTCAGAGCCAGCTGCACTGTCTGACCGATAGAGAAGCTCCACCAGAACTACGAGCAGTTCTTCCTTTGTTTATGCAGGGATGCTTTCGGGGTTCACCAGCTGGCGTCTCTCTTGATGGAGCTGGACCCTTCTGATGAAGCATCTCAGATCCTGTGTGCCGATGCCCTGTACCAGCTGGATCGGGTGGAAGAAGCTCACAGAATCCTCTTGGTTGCCCTCTCTAGGAATCCCCAGAGATCTCCCATCCTGGCCAGGCTGGCGCTGCTGCAGCTGAAGAAAGGCTTCTTGTATGATGGGACTCAGGTAAAAAAATATCTGGCTGGCAACACGGGCAAGACAAAGTCCTGTGGGTGACATGAATGGGGAGTCCACAGTTCTCGTTGGCTGATGTTAGGGATGCCGTATGTACGCACTGAGTGGTGTTTGCGAGAAATGAACAATTTGTGCGTCGTGATCTGGGACAAGAATATTGGCAAAGCTCTGGGGCGAGCTGCTTGGAAAATGGGTTAATCTTTCATGAACACTTTTGTGAAAAATCAGTCCCTTTTCTTGCTGGAGATTTTCAAATTCAAAACTTGTCAACCCGCTCTCATTCTGGGGAGTGCAAAGTTTCAGATGAATCCCCAGGGCTTCGTCACTTCCCTGTGGCTAGTTACAGTGGACCTACTTACGGCTCCCTTCACCCAGCAGTGTGGAGCCTTTGGCACAAATAGTGCCATGCACATGTAGGATAACATCCTTATTGTGACCAGAAATAATACAGTCCTGGTCAAGTGCATCTCACGTCTTAAATTAAAATCTCTGGTGTGCAGTAAGACTCCATAGCAGCAGACTCAGGGTTGGAGACATGGTGAAGTTCAGAGCTAAAATTAGATTTAAGTATCCCAGCCACTAACAGAACTTTTATGATCCAAACTCAGGCTTGGAAGGGGAAGCTCTTGGATTGTAACAGGCTCTGCAAGGACACAACCAAATGCAGCCCATTCATCACATTGCATTTAATGACACCTTTCATCAGAGCCTTTTAACTAGATAGAGCATGATTGAATGTGCTGCTGTGGTGGTAATATCATTGATGGATTGGTAATTTTCCCTTAAAAGGGAAGGAAATAGCTATTGCCTTTCTTCTGCAGCTACCTAGTCTTGCTAATGAGTCTCTGCGACTCTTTCCCGGTGGCTACATGAGGCAGCAAGAAGATCTGCAAACTGTTGCCTTATTTTAGGATCTCACAGGCTAGCGGATTCATGTCTCTCGAAAGCAGAGAATGTGTCTGTGTTTATGGTAAATAAAGCAGCAATCTTATGAAATGTATTCCCTAGTGGATGGGTAAAAAATTACTGTCTGCCACCGAGTCTCTGTGGATTCACTCTACACACAGGTGGAAATCCTTGATTGAGAAATGCAGTTTAAATCCTACGTTCACCTAAAATCTGAGAATATCTAATTCCCTCACCAACCCCACCTAGGAAACCTAATACTTGACCCATCAGGTGAAAAGCTACCAGGAAGGTGAGTGACTAGGAAGTTGGGGTACAATGAACTCCATTTCTAGCTCTGACCCTGGTTGGTACTTACTAAGAgaaccagaggtcccttctccccTCTGGTTTTAGGTAATGGCTTGTCTTAAACAGCACCCAAGTTCCAAGGTAAGTTGATATTCAGAATCTTCCTCTCAGCATCTGCAGACTGGTTATCATGTTCATTGCAtgcacacagctcccactgaaaccaaGTTTGGAAACTCTAGAAAGAAGTGTTTTGCCACAGTAAAACCATATCCACTCATTGTAACATCCTAACAATGTATGGCATCCCAGGGTGAGAGCATCAGTGGCACATATACGTATGGAGGAGCAAATCAGTAGCCATTATCTCATGCACAGTGGAAGCAGTGGCACTGAATCTATCGGCTACAGCAAAGCGctaggagtcaggacacctgTGATTCCTGGACAAAAACTTGCTGCATGAACTTTAACAAGTTCTTTAACTTCCGCATTTCATTTGATCCAAAtatgataataattaataagacTTGCCTACTTTAGAATGGGAGCTCCCTGGTCAGAAAGT
Above is a genomic segment from Mauremys reevesii isolate NIE-2019 linkage group 21, ASM1616193v1, whole genome shotgun sequence containing:
- the TTC34 gene encoding tetratricopeptide repeat protein 34 isoform X2, translated to MSAQELATQLCKEGDQHLAMDELPLATAFYMAAFSCSALLAVQKVKSLRKGPWEKVIATLETWCTGKSQIPRIHCNNLAIVSLNVGIAAVFLSTLSPNNLASSVFKLEAMLRQGRYEDVVSRCNALLSFHPKHSVELLLTRALAWVLLGKQSGNGVVDYIQAFVTHRAETVAYVRSRQREHLPLVIQTFSDYLSVHRETGPDSRALDGQLGDCYDFLVAVAPNAIQVCQAQAAYLYEKHKFEECVAVYSKAMEALSAGSKLGDERALGVLLGRAAAYFSLGGRTREMMQDLIDAFKINPGQAKQHFDELFSSCATERIKEQARAVLDVEFAAYREAVRTRPELRDDAGTELLSPVIHTLQFLIQIAPGSRRELSVRLADCQLLSKQVNSALKICSHLLESDQNTYYNSLLVLRGFCYLHANDCQQALLDFQKVIEHDSPHPNSCVKALCGRGLIRILGGSPYLTALDYITACRLRLDETILTVKSYVPWNQRGLLLKVLQEEGQKILQKKPSPKGSSAFRQKKGAGLNGFLTKEGNPQRSPILARLALLQLKKGFLYDGTQLLKKVIQIGDTSCLLLIMDIFKDEDRKLMQTHCHSRAMTILKNKQGDTYVKEAIANLSFAIIASGGYAEEYLLTRARCYGHLGQKKTAIFDFNAILKEDPRNVQALSGRGFIYLALNQQKEAVQDLTSALKEDAAVVIPEILSLKHEAQVLITQWILDHCRTVLTELVANKDLPKEEILKDLIVIGGSLIKINSKETRCHILYTDILIAGGRYEDALLHLQGSFGQAIADKSANARLAVLQLKRRNMLPSAHSLSILAEKGHGELGFLLNFLDAKQRQNLSQVAAQEGNALIKDHHYETALNYYSLAILTSNNNPRYLRQRAACLMHLKEYGRALKDVDQVIQKHEFHGLRAQVEDHCSKGQILLSLADAEAAVKQYIQALQLDHSLALCSITNGPGRKILAQTFHQIAQRYFEIPHYEEAWKTVAYGLIIDTNNNELKKLKTRIKREASGCSVH
- the TTC34 gene encoding tetratricopeptide repeat protein 34 isoform X1, with protein sequence MSAQELATQLCKEGDQHLAMDELPLATAFYMAAFSCSALLAVQKVKSLRKGPWEKVIATLETWCTGKSQIPRIHCNNLAIVSLNVGIAAVFLSTLSPNNLASSVFKLEAMLRQGRYEDVVSRCNALLSFHPKHSVELLLTRALAWVLLGKQSGNGVVDYIQAFVTHRAETVAYVRSRQREHLPLVIQTFSDYLSVHRETGPDSRALDGQLGDCYDFLVAVAPNAIQVCQAQAAYLYEKHKFEECVAVYSKAMEALSAGSKLGDERALGVLLGRAAAYFSLGGRTREMMQDLIDAFKINPGQAKQHFDELFSSCATERIKEQARAVLDVEFAAYREAVRTRPELRDDAGTELLSPVIHTLQFLIQIAPGSRRELSVRLADCQLLSKQVNSALKICSHLLESDQNTYYNSLLVLRGFCYLHANDCQQALLDFQKVIEHDSPHPNSCVKALCGRGLIRILGGSPYLTALDYITACRLRLDETILTVKSYVPWNQRGLLLKVLQEEGQKILQKKPSPKGSSAFRQKKGAGLNGFLTKEGDAFGVHQLASLLMELDPSDEASQILCADALYQLDRVEEAHRILLVALSRNPQRSPILARLALLQLKKGFLYDGTQLLKKVIQIGDTSCLLLIMDIFKDEDRKLMQTHCHSRAMTILKNKQGDTYVKEAIANLSFAIIASGGYAEEYLLTRARCYGHLGQKKTAIFDFNAILKEDPRNVQALSGRGFIYLALNQQKEAVQDLTSALKEDAAVVIPEILSLKHEAQVLITQWILDHCRTVLTELVANKDLPKEEILKDLIVIGGSLIKINSKETRCHILYTDILIAGGRYEDALLHLQGSFGQAIADKSANARLAVLQLKRRNMLPSAHSLSILAEKGHGELGFLLNFLDAKQRQNLSQVAAQEGNALIKDHHYETALNYYSLAILTSNNNPRYLRQRAACLMHLKEYGRALKDVDQVIQKHEFHGLRAQVEDHCSKGQILLSLADAEAAVKQYIQALQLDHSLALCSITNGPGRKILAQTFHQIAQRYFEIPHYEEAWKTVAYGLIIDTNNNELKKLKTRIKREASGCSVH